Proteins from a genomic interval of Paenibacillus sp. FSL R5-0623:
- a CDS encoding response regulator transcription factor, protein MFKIMLIEDDESLFTEIKERLSQWSYDVYGVQDFGKVLQEYSVIQPQLVIIDIQLPQYDGFHWCRIIRSHSNVPIIFLSSRDHPADMVMSMHLGADDFIQKPFHFDVLIAKIQATLRRVYNYNTEHTELRTWRGAAIEYVKNTLTCGDESVLLTKNEMFILKVLVEHKNQIVSREDLIRSLWDHEHFVSDNTLTVNVNRLRKKLEPIGLEQYIETKVGQGYMATEEAEA, encoded by the coding sequence TTGTTTAAAATTATGCTCATTGAAGACGACGAATCGTTATTCACTGAAATCAAGGAACGTTTGTCCCAATGGTCGTATGACGTGTATGGTGTGCAGGACTTTGGCAAGGTATTGCAGGAGTACAGCGTAATTCAGCCGCAACTGGTCATTATTGATATTCAGTTACCCCAATATGACGGGTTCCATTGGTGCCGGATCATTCGTTCGCACTCCAATGTGCCGATTATCTTTTTGTCCTCACGGGATCATCCTGCGGATATGGTCATGTCCATGCATCTGGGTGCAGACGATTTTATCCAGAAGCCATTTCACTTCGATGTATTGATTGCCAAGATCCAAGCGACTTTGCGGAGGGTGTATAACTATAACACAGAGCATACTGAACTCCGAACCTGGCGCGGTGCTGCTATTGAATATGTGAAAAATACACTAACCTGCGGGGATGAATCTGTTCTGTTAACCAAAAATGAGATGTTCATCCTTAAAGTGCTGGTCGAGCACAAAAATCAGATTGTTTCCCGTGAGGACCTCATCCGGAGCTTGTGGGATCACGAACATTTCGTGAGTGACAATACGCTGACGGTTAACGTTAATCGGTTACGGAAGAAACTTGAACCCATCGGCTTGGAGCAGTACATTGAAACCAAAGTAGGTCAGGGATACATGGCAACGGAAGAGGCAGAAGCATGA
- a CDS encoding sensor histidine kinase produces MIGKYIRERASWLWLLVSMQLIILLVGYLDSSIPFQSVMYIVGLNVVVCLVFIWARYLKETRFYRKLSIWDHTYDLRELDIAESPYEQIVHEAVSSQTQRYRKETSHHFIALEQEKDEMLSWIHEVKTPLTALQLMIERLPDDKLQSQMTYEWLRIHQLLDQQLHQKRIPFMHNDLFIEETELEPVLNSEIRALKSWCISKGIGFDMSLMVSRVLTDSKWLGFILRQLLSNAVKYSDSSDILIETREQDGHIVLIIQDHGRGIETQDLQRIFDKGFTSTRGRMDGAATGMGLYLVRQVAQTLHMNIHVESSLGEGTTVTLTFPRKNDMVHLAGV; encoded by the coding sequence ATGATCGGAAAGTACATACGAGAAAGGGCTAGTTGGTTATGGCTACTGGTAAGCATGCAACTTATTATTTTATTGGTGGGCTACCTGGACTCGTCCATTCCATTCCAATCTGTGATGTATATCGTAGGACTGAATGTGGTGGTATGTCTTGTTTTTATCTGGGCGAGATACCTGAAAGAGACCCGCTTCTATAGAAAATTGAGCATCTGGGATCATACCTATGATCTGAGAGAACTCGATATCGCCGAAAGTCCATATGAGCAGATTGTACATGAGGCGGTCAGTTCCCAGACACAGCGGTATCGTAAGGAGACGTCACACCATTTTATCGCTCTAGAACAGGAGAAGGACGAGATGTTATCCTGGATTCATGAGGTGAAGACCCCACTGACAGCGTTGCAACTGATGATCGAGCGCTTGCCAGATGACAAGTTACAGAGCCAAATGACATATGAATGGTTACGAATCCATCAGTTACTGGATCAGCAACTTCATCAGAAGCGTATTCCATTTATGCACAATGACTTGTTCATCGAAGAGACGGAACTTGAACCGGTATTGAATAGCGAGATACGAGCGTTGAAATCGTGGTGCATTTCCAAGGGTATTGGCTTTGACATGTCTTTGATGGTATCGCGCGTGCTCACAGACAGCAAATGGTTAGGCTTCATCCTCCGGCAGTTGCTGAGCAATGCGGTGAAGTATAGTGATTCATCGGATATCCTCATCGAAACGCGGGAACAGGATGGACATATTGTACTGATCATTCAGGATCACGGGCGAGGGATTGAGACACAAGATCTGCAGCGTATATTTGATAAAGGATTTACGTCTACCCGAGGCAGAATGGATGGGGCGGCAACCGGGATGGGACTATATTTGGTTCGTCAAGTGGCCCAGACGCTTCATATGAACATTCATGTAGAATCTTCTCTTGGCGAGGGCACAACCGTCACACTTACTTTTCCGCGAAAAAACGACATGGTGCATCTTGCAGGCGTGTGA
- a CDS encoding ABC transporter ATP-binding protein: MWILEAKKIHKVYGNKLNKQEVLKGIDLGVSKGEFVGIMGPSGSGKTTLLNVLSSIDRVSQGTIDIEGKEFTGMKEKQLAEFRKHHLGFIFQEYNLLDTLTVKENILLPLSITNIPKQEAHRKFEQIARELGIYELKDKYPSEISGGQKQRTSAARAFVHEPSIIFADEPTGALDSKSASDLLGKLSDMNSARKATIIMVTHDPVAASYCSRVIFIRDGQIYTQLNKGDESRQSFFNDIIKTQGVLGGVQQ, from the coding sequence ATGTGGATACTGGAAGCCAAAAAAATTCATAAAGTCTATGGTAATAAACTGAATAAACAGGAAGTGCTGAAGGGCATTGATCTTGGAGTGAGCAAGGGAGAGTTTGTTGGTATTATGGGGCCTTCGGGTTCGGGTAAAACGACGCTGCTTAATGTACTTTCCTCCATTGATCGGGTGAGCCAGGGCACGATTGATATTGAGGGCAAGGAATTTACCGGAATGAAGGAGAAACAGCTGGCCGAGTTCCGCAAACATCATCTGGGCTTTATTTTTCAGGAATACAATCTGCTGGATACGCTAACGGTGAAGGAAAATATATTATTGCCGCTCTCCATCACGAACATTCCAAAGCAGGAGGCACACCGGAAGTTTGAACAGATCGCCCGTGAACTGGGGATATATGAACTGAAAGACAAGTATCCATCTGAGATTTCAGGGGGGCAGAAGCAGCGGACTTCGGCAGCACGAGCATTTGTCCACGAGCCGAGTATCATTTTTGCGGATGAGCCGACAGGAGCGCTGGATTCCAAGTCCGCTTCGGATCTGCTCGGCAAGTTAAGTGATATGAACAGCGCACGAAAAGCGACTATTATTATGGTTACCCATGATCCGGTTGCCGCAAGTTATTGCAGCAGAGTGATCTTTATTCGAGACGGTCAGATCTACACCCAGTTGAATAAAGGAGACGAGTCCCGGCAATCGTTCTTCAACGATATTATCAAAACCCAGGGCGTATTGGGTGGTGTACAGCAATGA
- a CDS encoding ABC transporter permease: MSLNYIIFRNLRKNLKNYYLYVFALVFSVALYFSFVTLQYDPSMDEVAASTKGAAAIGASSVLLIVIVGIFLLYANTIFIKRRSKEIGLFQLIGLTKGRIFGILSAENSILYFGSMAIGVLIGFLASKLVLMILFKILGVDAITKLYFSPMALMQTVIVFTMMYLLIMLMNYTFIKRQSILSLFRVSATSEQQVQKMSFGQMIIGVLGIALIVYGYFMSARLFSGEAMDMQQLMYTMILILFSVILGTYLFYKGSVSFIFNLIRKSKNGYLTIHEVLSLSSIMFRMKSNALLLTIITTVSALAIGMLSLSYISYYSAEAQAKESLPEDFSFAQVEVKNRFVRELEHKQIPYEENHRQPIYIEIDAHEVMDESMTEQYLFSSVLSDNMVDNIDLQPGEVIFMGYGNAIKQLIYIQETGPIVLHGLKRTLDQQLIGTTKQGVLPAYYTRGTPVAVVDVTVYQQLRQDLDPELQKSEWADYYGVRILKEGQAEEAYAVYKELQLEAPSFSQIEFRNNQRNNMGLIMFIVGFLGLTFLITSGCILYFKQMNESEEEKGNYTILRKLGFTQGNLLRGIQIKQLFNFGIPLVVGLSHSYFAVKSGWFFFGTELATPTVIVMIVYTLLYSIFGLLSVWYYKRVIKEAL, translated from the coding sequence ATGAGCTTGAATTATATTATCTTCCGCAATCTCAGGAAAAATCTAAAGAATTATTATCTCTATGTATTTGCGCTTGTGTTCAGTGTGGCCTTATATTTTTCCTTTGTGACGTTACAGTATGATCCTTCCATGGATGAGGTGGCTGCTTCAACAAAAGGTGCGGCGGCCATAGGTGCATCTTCAGTACTGTTAATCGTCATTGTCGGCATTTTTTTGCTCTATGCCAATACGATCTTTATCAAGCGGCGCAGCAAAGAAATTGGATTATTCCAATTGATTGGACTGACGAAAGGCAGAATTTTTGGTATTTTGAGTGCGGAGAACAGTATCCTCTATTTTGGCTCCATGGCTATCGGTGTGTTAATTGGGTTTCTTGCGTCCAAGCTGGTATTGATGATATTGTTCAAAATTCTCGGTGTGGATGCGATTACGAAACTGTATTTCTCTCCGATGGCACTGATGCAAACGGTGATTGTCTTTACGATGATGTATCTGCTCATCATGCTGATGAACTACACTTTTATCAAGAGACAGAGCATTCTCTCACTCTTTCGGGTGTCTGCCACTTCGGAGCAGCAGGTGCAGAAGATGTCGTTTGGACAGATGATTATTGGCGTCTTGGGCATTGCCCTGATTGTGTATGGATACTTCATGTCTGCACGGCTGTTCAGCGGTGAGGCAATGGACATGCAGCAGTTGATGTATACGATGATCCTGATTCTCTTCTCGGTCATACTGGGGACATATCTGTTCTATAAGGGTTCGGTAAGTTTTATTTTTAATCTGATTCGCAAAAGTAAAAACGGATACCTTACCATTCATGAAGTGTTGTCTTTATCTTCAATCATGTTCCGCATGAAATCTAATGCATTGCTGCTCACGATTATTACAACCGTATCTGCACTTGCTATTGGCATGCTGTCACTCAGTTACATTTCGTATTATTCGGCAGAGGCTCAGGCGAAGGAAAGCTTGCCGGAGGATTTTTCGTTTGCTCAGGTTGAGGTGAAAAATCGCTTTGTAAGGGAGTTGGAACATAAACAGATTCCATATGAGGAGAATCATAGACAGCCTATTTATATTGAAATTGATGCTCATGAAGTGATGGATGAGTCCATGACGGAACAGTACCTGTTCAGCAGTGTGTTGAGTGACAACATGGTAGATAACATAGATCTGCAACCAGGTGAAGTGATCTTCATGGGATATGGAAATGCTATTAAGCAGTTGATTTACATTCAGGAGACAGGTCCAATCGTCTTGCATGGGTTGAAGCGAACGTTGGACCAACAACTGATCGGAACCACCAAACAGGGAGTTCTTCCTGCGTATTATACTAGGGGCACGCCTGTAGCGGTAGTAGATGTAACGGTATACCAACAGCTGAGACAGGATCTCGATCCCGAGCTGCAAAAATCCGAGTGGGCTGACTACTATGGTGTACGTATTCTGAAAGAGGGGCAGGCTGAAGAGGCATATGCCGTATATAAGGAGCTGCAGTTGGAAGCACCAAGCTTCTCCCAGATTGAGTTCAGAAATAACCAACGTAATAATATGGGCTTGATTATGTTCATTGTTGGTTTCCTTGGTTTGACGTTCTTGATTACATCGGGATGTATCCTGTACTTTAAACAAATGAACGAGAGCGAAGAGGAGAAGGGTAATTATACCATTCTTCGTAAACTTGGATTTACGCAAGGCAATCTGTTGAGGGGAATTCAGATCAAGCAGTTGTTTAACTTCGGTATTCCGCTTGTGGTGGGATTGAGTCATAGTTACTTTGCCGTGAAATCAGGCTGGTTTTTCTTTGGTACGGAGCTGGCGACACCAACGGTCATTGTTATGATAGTTTATACATTGTTATATTCGATTTTTGGCCTGTTGTCTGTGTGGTACTATAAGCGGGTGATTAAGGAAGCCTTGTAG
- a CDS encoding ClbS/DfsB family four-helix bundle protein has translation MPGILYASKKELSETIRRTYVLFEGEFNDIHNSDKDKWVEGVDKTPAQMIAYQLGWMNLVMDWERNEQLGHECHMPAPGYKWNQLGPLNESFYEKYSGYTLEELRSLFRETEQQSQNWINSLSEEELFVQGMRQWTGTKPGWAMVKWIQINSVAPFKSFRTRIRKWKKGQLANMDEGSGDI, from the coding sequence GTGCCTGGAATTCTATATGCCTCGAAGAAAGAATTGAGTGAGACGATTCGACGCACCTATGTATTATTTGAGGGAGAATTCAATGACATCCATAACAGTGACAAAGATAAGTGGGTTGAAGGTGTGGATAAAACTCCTGCCCAGATGATCGCCTACCAGCTGGGATGGATGAACCTGGTGATGGATTGGGAGCGAAATGAACAGTTGGGACATGAATGTCATATGCCTGCACCAGGGTATAAATGGAACCAATTGGGGCCGTTAAATGAATCATTTTACGAAAAGTATTCAGGTTATACGCTGGAGGAGCTGCGCTCTTTGTTTCGGGAGACAGAACAACAATCGCAGAACTGGATTAACTCCCTTAGCGAAGAGGAGTTATTTGTACAAGGGATGAGACAGTGGACGGGTACCAAGCCTGGGTGGGCTATGGTGAAGTGGATCCAGATTAATTCTGTAGCCCCTTTTAAATCTTTTCGGACCCGAATTCGTAAATGGAAAAAAGGTCAGTTAGCCAACATGGATGAGGGGAGTGGAGATATCTAA
- the pgsA gene encoding CDP-diacylglycerol--glycerol-3-phosphate 3-phosphatidyltransferase: protein MNLANKITLARIALIPLFMICFLNQQNVMIALIIFAVAAGTDKLDGYVARKYNQITNLGKLLDPLADKLLIAVALVMMVQENMISSWIAVIIIGREIVITALRMVATEQGIALAADRYGKIKMVLQVAAIIAILLNHVPFSLLTDIRVDLALLWIAACVTLLSGMNYIILNYKLLR from the coding sequence ATGAATCTGGCAAATAAAATCACGTTGGCTAGAATCGCGTTGATTCCATTGTTTATGATCTGTTTTCTCAATCAGCAAAACGTGATGATTGCACTAATTATATTTGCAGTAGCGGCAGGTACGGATAAATTGGATGGATATGTGGCGAGGAAATATAATCAGATCACGAATCTGGGAAAGTTGCTTGATCCACTGGCGGATAAACTGTTGATTGCGGTAGCGCTGGTGATGATGGTTCAGGAGAATATGATCAGTTCATGGATCGCTGTAATCATTATTGGACGTGAAATTGTCATTACAGCGTTACGAATGGTAGCGACAGAGCAGGGCATTGCTCTCGCAGCCGATCGGTATGGAAAAATCAAAATGGTGCTTCAGGTGGCAGCCATCATTGCGATTTTGTTGAACCATGTTCCGTTTAGTTTGCTAACTGATATCAGGGTGGACTTGGCATTATTATGGATTGCAGCGTGTGTTACTCTCCTATCGGGGATGAATTATATTATCTTAAATTATAAACTACTTAGATAA
- a CDS encoding GNAT family N-acetyltransferase codes for MFKGNIAPSTAQDSEYVRQQLVAYNATHVSEELRHRYEELNFNIKNETGEIVAGVLSTLCWNWLEVDILWVDSDQRHRGYGSQLLHEVERLAHEKSCDFVMLNTFSYQAPEFYKKHGYQLITTIENAPRGHHHYYFKKDLT; via the coding sequence ATGTTTAAAGGGAATATAGCGCCAAGTACAGCGCAAGATTCGGAATATGTTCGCCAGCAATTAGTCGCATACAATGCGACCCATGTGAGTGAGGAATTAAGGCATCGGTACGAAGAACTGAATTTCAATATCAAAAATGAGACCGGCGAGATTGTTGCAGGTGTGCTTAGTACACTTTGCTGGAACTGGCTGGAGGTTGATATTCTTTGGGTGGATTCTGATCAGCGGCATCGGGGTTACGGCTCCCAATTGCTACATGAGGTCGAACGTCTTGCGCACGAGAAATCCTGTGATTTTGTTATGTTGAACACCTTCTCGTACCAGGCACCAGAATTCTACAAGAAGCACGGATACCAATTGATCACAACGATAGAGAATGCACCAAGAGGGCATCATCACTACTATTTCAAGAAGGACCTCACTTAA
- a CDS encoding GNAT family N-acetyltransferase encodes MVTIKAIELQDLSALSKLYHELIGTPSNEQQMQKMFHYIQQNGHYHVLGAFYNGELVGSVMGIECMDLVGQCKPFMVVENVIVSDQVRRQGIGQKLMLQIERIARDLGCEYMILVSGDQRKEAHIFYEKLGFKDEKVQGYRKHLN; translated from the coding sequence ATGGTTACGATCAAAGCCATTGAACTACAGGATTTGTCGGCTTTAAGCAAACTGTATCATGAGTTAATAGGAACGCCGTCGAACGAGCAGCAGATGCAGAAAATGTTCCATTACATACAGCAGAATGGTCATTATCACGTTCTGGGTGCATTTTACAATGGCGAACTTGTCGGGTCTGTTATGGGGATTGAGTGTATGGATCTGGTAGGCCAATGTAAACCGTTCATGGTTGTGGAGAATGTGATTGTATCGGATCAGGTACGCAGACAGGGAATTGGTCAGAAGCTTATGCTCCAGATTGAGCGGATTGCGAGAGATCTTGGGTGTGAATACATGATTCTGGTGTCTGGCGATCAGCGTAAGGAAGCGCATATTTTCTATGAGAAGCTAGGTTTCAAGGATGAGAAGGTTCAGGGTTACCGGAAGCATCTTAATTGA
- a CDS encoding erythromycin esterase family protein translates to MIDFRKRKMGAVLALTTAILANSLYPAGHAGAAASATMETIQGQVTQVQSAKTSDEKIAEWNEWARDHAYRLDSIQPVKTGQEPDSFSDLEMLKPLLYDKRIVFLGESSHGVAEFNLAKTRLIQFLHQEMGYNILAFESGLSNTSLANAMVKQQLPEQTMKNSIFGVWWSKEIMPLFDYLKTSAQTERPLILTGFDMQLQFPLLDGNWLKDKELAKRLAQTEQKMSNFSAGTDLKAYRAEKNEIIKVYKDVLKSLKSEANQTYLQKEYPDQPKLSMLLERSLNDRIRVAMEYVDLSIRAMAEMNKGKYESFFDSMEWRDQAMHDNLMWLATEVYPNEKFIVWGHNDHIRKAHSEVIGSPYPITMMGEKLSEEMKKSSYVLGLYASSGQTADNSGGLHAVEPAEPGSIEGIMSATNTPYSFLDLRYQNRETGNSWMFEPRFAYSWGMIPESFVPRDQYDGILMINDVHPPEYIRSSSSGSKEQSKE, encoded by the coding sequence TTGATCGATTTCAGGAAAAGAAAAATGGGTGCTGTACTTGCTCTGACTACCGCCATACTGGCCAATTCACTCTATCCAGCCGGACATGCAGGTGCTGCAGCATCAGCTACCATGGAGACCATTCAGGGGCAGGTAACCCAGGTGCAATCCGCGAAAACGTCGGATGAGAAAATTGCAGAATGGAACGAATGGGCTAGAGATCACGCATATCGACTGGATAGCATCCAGCCTGTGAAGACAGGTCAGGAGCCCGATTCCTTCTCGGATCTGGAGATGCTGAAACCTCTACTCTATGACAAGCGAATTGTGTTTCTGGGTGAAAGCTCCCATGGGGTTGCCGAATTTAATCTGGCGAAGACCCGGCTGATCCAGTTTTTGCATCAGGAAATGGGATACAACATTCTTGCCTTTGAAAGCGGTCTTTCCAACACATCGCTTGCTAATGCCATGGTAAAACAGCAACTTCCCGAACAAACGATGAAAAACTCCATCTTCGGCGTCTGGTGGTCCAAGGAAATCATGCCTTTATTCGATTATCTCAAAACGAGCGCACAGACTGAACGACCCCTGATTCTAACCGGTTTCGACATGCAACTGCAATTCCCACTGTTGGACGGTAACTGGCTGAAGGATAAAGAGCTCGCCAAGCGACTCGCACAAACGGAACAAAAGATGTCCAATTTCTCTGCCGGAACGGATCTGAAAGCCTATCGCGCTGAGAAAAATGAAATTATCAAGGTATACAAAGATGTCCTTAAATCCCTGAAATCCGAAGCGAACCAGACCTATCTGCAAAAAGAATACCCGGATCAACCGAAACTTTCCATGCTGCTGGAGCGAAGCCTCAATGATCGAATTCGTGTAGCGATGGAATATGTCGATCTTTCGATCCGTGCAATGGCTGAAATGAATAAAGGCAAATATGAGTCGTTTTTTGATTCCATGGAGTGGCGTGATCAGGCGATGCATGATAATCTCATGTGGCTCGCTACCGAAGTGTATCCCAACGAAAAATTTATTGTATGGGGGCATAATGATCACATAAGAAAGGCGCATAGCGAAGTCATTGGCTCGCCCTATCCCATAACCATGATGGGAGAAAAACTTTCGGAAGAAATGAAAAAATCAAGTTATGTTCTGGGATTGTATGCATCCAGCGGTCAAACGGCCGATAATTCCGGCGGACTTCATGCCGTTGAGCCGGCAGAACCCGGTTCCATTGAAGGCATCATGTCAGCAACGAATACACCCTACAGTTTCCTGGACCTGCGGTATCAGAACAGGGAAACAGGCAACTCATGGATGTTCGAACCACGATTTGCATACAGCTGGGGCATGATCCCTGAGAGTTTTGTCCCACGCGATCAGTATGACGGCATTTTAATGATTAATGATGTTCATCCACCGGAATATATTCGATCATCCTCATCCGGCTCCAAAGAACAAAGCAAGGAATAA
- a CDS encoding helix-turn-helix transcriptional regulator, translated as MKNIRLKVARVEKDLSQDDLARIVGVSRQTIGLIELGKYNPSLSLCIAICKALSRTLNDLFWDEEQR; from the coding sequence ATGAAAAATATACGATTAAAAGTCGCCCGGGTCGAAAAGGATCTATCGCAGGACGATCTGGCACGGATCGTTGGTGTATCGAGACAAACCATTGGTCTCATTGAACTGGGAAAGTATAATCCTTCCCTCAGCTTATGTATTGCCATATGCAAGGCACTCTCAAGAACACTGAATGACCTGTTCTGGGACGAAGAGCAGAGATAA
- a CDS encoding DUF6773 family protein → MKWFKTNGNQDERIVNLKNKVYKEAYTLIMWICGISILIKSFLSWETYSMLTEVIILLAGSIFFGVRSVMLGIYSDEVEVHDQTSKISYSLRNIITGLIIGFSMALFLGIRSSVLFAETANEKWWFFFLVFIISLLLYIPLFAGFNVIVHHFANKASQKAARKDQWDS, encoded by the coding sequence ATGAAATGGTTTAAAACAAATGGCAATCAGGATGAGCGTATCGTCAATCTGAAAAACAAGGTGTATAAGGAAGCTTACACTTTAATCATGTGGATCTGCGGCATCTCCATCCTGATCAAAAGCTTTCTCAGTTGGGAGACTTACTCCATGCTGACGGAAGTGATCATCCTTCTCGCAGGAAGTATCTTTTTCGGGGTTCGTTCCGTCATGCTGGGCATTTATTCGGATGAAGTTGAGGTCCATGACCAGACGAGCAAAATTTCATATAGCCTGCGCAACATAATTACGGGTCTGATTATCGGTTTTTCTATGGCCTTGTTCCTGGGCATCCGAAGTTCTGTTTTGTTTGCCGAAACGGCGAATGAGAAGTGGTGGTTTTTCTTCCTCGTTTTTATTATTTCACTGCTGCTTTATATTCCGCTCTTTGCAGGATTCAATGTCATCGTTCATCACTTCGCAAACAAGGCGAGTCAAAAAGCCGCTCGAAAAGATCAGTGGGATTCATAG
- a CDS encoding RtcB family protein: MRIVDNIKVWGEPLENAVSQAVTCSQYGDVLGVALMADHHKGYSQPIGGVVAYRNMISPSGVGYDIACGNKAVRTNLMWDDIRNQIAEIMDDINSTISFGVGRNNPTPVDHELFDDASWKLLDTIEPGLQHKLKTLARNQLGTVGSGNHFVDIFVEEATGKVWIANHFGSRGFGHKVASGFLNLAAGREFSGKAPGESMDQPPTLFDLNSEMGDMYWDAMTLAGRYAYAGRDYVIEQVLGILGAHSEYAVHNHHNFAWKEQHMGEEVVVVRKGATPLAPGQLGFVGGSMGDISVIVEGIHSEENTESFRSTVHGAGRTMSRTQAAGKMNYKLRTRMGGEISKAQMHEAIRAYGVELRGAGTDESPFVYKKLQDVLNAHANTLKINHVLRPVGVAMAGGNEFDPYKD; encoded by the coding sequence ATGAGAATCGTGGATAACATTAAAGTCTGGGGGGAGCCGCTGGAGAACGCCGTAAGTCAGGCGGTGACTTGCTCGCAATATGGAGATGTACTGGGTGTGGCTCTCATGGCCGACCATCACAAAGGCTACTCGCAACCCATCGGTGGTGTTGTCGCTTACCGGAATATGATCAGTCCGTCAGGTGTCGGATATGATATTGCCTGTGGCAACAAGGCTGTGCGCACGAATCTGATGTGGGACGATATTCGAAATCAGATCGCAGAGATCATGGATGATATCAATTCGACCATTTCTTTCGGCGTGGGCCGCAATAATCCAACACCGGTGGATCATGAATTGTTTGATGATGCGAGCTGGAAGTTGTTGGATACCATTGAACCAGGATTACAGCATAAGCTGAAGACACTCGCACGCAACCAGCTTGGAACTGTAGGCAGTGGCAATCATTTTGTGGATATTTTTGTAGAAGAGGCAACGGGAAAGGTATGGATCGCGAATCATTTTGGCAGTCGCGGGTTCGGTCACAAAGTGGCGAGTGGATTCCTTAACCTCGCTGCAGGACGCGAGTTCAGTGGTAAAGCTCCGGGCGAATCGATGGATCAGCCGCCTACGTTGTTTGACCTAAATAGCGAAATGGGTGATATGTATTGGGACGCAATGACTTTGGCGGGCCGGTATGCCTATGCAGGGCGTGACTATGTCATTGAACAGGTGCTTGGAATTCTTGGGGCACATTCCGAATATGCCGTACATAATCACCACAACTTTGCCTGGAAGGAACAACACATGGGTGAAGAGGTAGTTGTGGTCCGCAAAGGTGCAACGCCACTGGCACCCGGGCAACTCGGTTTTGTTGGAGGCAGTATGGGTGATATCTCGGTAATTGTGGAAGGGATCCACAGCGAGGAGAATACCGAATCATTCCGCAGCACCGTACATGGGGCAGGGCGCACGATGAGCCGAACCCAGGCGGCTGGCAAAATGAATTACAAGCTGCGCACACGCATGGGTGGCGAGATTAGTAAAGCACAGATGCATGAAGCAATTCGTGCCTATGGCGTTGAGCTCCGGGGAGCGGGCACGGACGAAAGTCCGTTTGTGTACAAGAAACTGCAAGATGTACTGAACGCGCATGCGAATACGCTGAAAATCAACCATGTGCTGCGCCCGGTAGGCGTTGCCATGGCCGGAGGCAATGAATTCGATCCGTACAAGGATTAG